In Paracoccus aerodenitrificans, the following are encoded in one genomic region:
- a CDS encoding acyl-CoA dehydrogenase family protein, translated as MDMSFSPDDQAFRAEVRQFLQDRLPKRLSEKVRLQQELTKAEIEEWHAVLNEKGWLAGNWPREFGGAGWTAIQRHIFDEESALASAPRVLPFGIAMLGPVLQKFGSKEQQDRFLPRILNGQDWWCQGYSEPGAGSDLASVKTTAVRDGDDYIVNGQKTWTTLGQHANWIFCLVRTDPTAKAQEGISFLLIDMTSPGITVRPIVLLDGTPEVNEVFFDDVRVPAENLVGEENKGWTYAKYLLTHERTNIAGVGFATAGLAALKRIARAQQAHGKPLIENPLFAARLAEIEIDLMAMATTNLRMLAQAAAGQVPGAESSMLKLKGTQIRQAINDLTRRAVGPWALAFPSEAVEGANDHLPPGPPEAAAATRAYLNNRKLSIYGGSNEIQRGIIAKSLLGL; from the coding sequence ATGGACATGAGCTTTTCGCCCGACGACCAGGCCTTTCGCGCCGAGGTCCGCCAGTTCCTTCAGGACCGCTTGCCCAAGCGGCTGTCGGAAAAGGTCCGGCTGCAGCAGGAACTGACCAAGGCCGAGATCGAGGAATGGCACGCGGTCCTGAACGAAAAGGGCTGGCTGGCCGGGAACTGGCCGCGCGAATTCGGCGGCGCCGGCTGGACCGCGATCCAGCGCCACATCTTTGACGAGGAAAGCGCGCTGGCCAGCGCCCCCCGCGTCCTGCCCTTCGGCATCGCCATGCTGGGGCCGGTGCTGCAGAAATTCGGCAGCAAGGAACAGCAGGACCGCTTTCTGCCGCGCATCCTGAACGGGCAGGACTGGTGGTGTCAGGGCTATTCCGAACCCGGCGCGGGATCGGACCTCGCCTCGGTCAAGACGACGGCGGTGCGCGACGGCGACGACTATATCGTCAACGGCCAGAAGACATGGACCACGCTGGGCCAGCACGCGAACTGGATCTTCTGCCTCGTGCGGACCGATCCCACCGCCAAGGCGCAAGAGGGGATCAGCTTTCTGCTGATCGACATGACCAGCCCCGGCATCACCGTGCGCCCCATCGTGCTGCTGGACGGCACGCCCGAGGTGAACGAGGTGTTTTTCGACGACGTCCGGGTGCCGGCGGAAAACCTTGTGGGCGAGGAAAACAAGGGCTGGACCTATGCCAAATATCTGCTGACGCATGAACGCACGAACATCGCCGGCGTGGGCTTCGCCACGGCGGGCCTCGCGGCGCTGAAGCGCATCGCGCGGGCGCAGCAGGCCCATGGCAAGCCGCTGATCGAGAACCCGCTATTTGCCGCGCGTCTGGCCGAGATCGAAATCGACCTGATGGCCATGGCGACCACCAACCTGCGGATGCTGGCGCAGGCGGCGGCCGGGCAGGTGCCGGGGGCGGAAAGCTCGATGCTGAAGCTGAAGGGAACCCAGATCCGGCAGGCGATCAACGACCTGACCCGCCGCGCGGTCGGCCCCTGGGCGCTGGCCTTTCCGTCCGAGGCGGTCGAGGGCGCGAATGACCACCTGCCCCCCGGCCCGCCCGAGGCGGCAGCCGCGACCCGCGCCTATCTGAACAACCGCAAGCTGTCGATCTATGGCGGCTCGAACGAAATCCAGCGGGGGATCATCGCGAAATCCCTGCTGGGCCTTTAA
- a CDS encoding acetyl-CoA C-acyltransferase, protein MKDAVIVSTARTGIGKAGRGSLNLTHGATMGGRIASVAVERAGIDPALIEDSIWGCGYPEYVTGGNIARQIVIRAGLPVSIAGATVNRFCASGLQALAIGAHMVQVEGAQAILTGGVESISLVQPPPRPSREAWIEAHKPDLYLPMIDTADIVAERYGVSREAQDEYALRSQQRIAAAQQAGLFADEIIPLDVTRAVLDKATGESRNEDVTFTMDECNRPSTTLEALAALKPVKGEDRFVTAGNASQLSDGAAALVVIEGDLAVREGVTPLGAFRGFAVAGCEPDEMGIGPVFAVPRLLERAGLTVEDIDLWELNEAFASQALYCRDRLGIDPDRFNVNGGSIAIGHPFGMTGARMAGHILLEGKRRGAKWGVVTMCIGGGQGAAGLIEIF, encoded by the coding sequence ATGAAAGACGCCGTCATCGTCTCGACCGCCCGCACGGGCATCGGCAAGGCCGGCCGGGGCAGCCTGAACCTGACCCATGGCGCGACCATGGGCGGCCGCATCGCCTCGGTCGCGGTGGAACGCGCGGGCATCGACCCGGCGCTGATCGAGGACAGCATCTGGGGCTGCGGCTATCCGGAATACGTCACCGGCGGCAACATCGCCCGCCAGATCGTCATCCGCGCGGGCCTGCCGGTCAGCATCGCGGGTGCCACCGTGAACCGCTTCTGCGCCTCGGGGCTGCAGGCGCTGGCGATTGGCGCCCATATGGTGCAGGTCGAGGGAGCGCAGGCGATCCTGACCGGCGGCGTGGAATCGATCAGCCTGGTGCAGCCGCCGCCCCGCCCTTCGCGCGAGGCCTGGATCGAGGCGCACAAGCCCGACCTCTATCTGCCGATGATCGACACCGCCGACATCGTCGCCGAACGCTATGGCGTCAGCCGCGAGGCGCAGGACGAATACGCGCTGCGCTCGCAACAGCGCATCGCCGCCGCCCAGCAGGCGGGGCTGTTCGCGGACGAGATCATCCCCCTCGACGTGACCCGCGCCGTGCTGGACAAGGCCACGGGCGAGAGCCGGAACGAGGACGTCACCTTCACCATGGACGAATGCAACCGTCCCTCGACCACGCTGGAGGCGCTGGCCGCGCTTAAGCCGGTCAAGGGCGAGGACCGCTTCGTCACCGCCGGCAACGCCTCGCAACTGTCCGACGGCGCCGCGGCGCTGGTGGTGATTGAGGGCGATCTGGCCGTGCGCGAGGGGGTGACGCCGCTGGGCGCCTTTCGCGGCTTTGCCGTCGCCGGCTGCGAGCCGGACGAGATGGGCATCGGCCCGGTCTTTGCCGTGCCGCGCCTGCTGGAACGCGCCGGGCTGACGGTCGAGGACATCGACCTGTGGGAGCTGAACGAGGCTTTCGCCAGCCAGGCGCTGTATTGCCGCGACCGGCTGGGCATCGACCCGGACCGCTTCAACGTGAATGGCGGCTCGATCGCCATCGGCCACCCCTTCGGCATGACCGGCGCGCGCATGGCGGGCCACATCCTGTTGGAGGGCAAGCGGCGCGGCGCGAAATGGGGCGTCGTCACCATGTGCATCGGCGGCGGCCAGGGTGCTGCCGGCCTGATCGAGATTTTCTGA
- a CDS encoding 3-hydroxyacyl-CoA dehydrogenase NAD-binding domain-containing protein: MAEPTPVTYRREGEIGFIEVDDPPVNALSAAVRQGLAEAIDRLAQDPEARIAVLFCAGRTFIAGADISEFGKPPVPPGLPDVVAAIEASDKPVVAALHGTVLGGGLEVALGAHYRVAVPGTRMGLPEVTLGLLPGAGGTQRLPRVVGVEAAIELVTSGRQIGADRALELGLIDTLADATAPVKAGAAEARRLLGQGAGPRRLAQADAPTVDAAAVEDARRKVAKSARGQVAPMRALDTIVEGLALPFAEGMALERRAFTDLMQTPERAALIHAFFAERRAAQQDDLKGVSPRRLDRVGIIGGGTMGQGIAAAALTAGLDVTLVERDAASADKAAAGIGRMLDGAVKRGKLAAEARDQMLSQAFRAVASYDPLAQVDLVIEAVFEDLDVKREVFRTLDGICRPGAVLATNTSYLDVNLIAQATARPQDVIGLHFFSPANVMRLLEIVVADCTAPDVVATAFALAKRMGKIGVRSGVCDGFIGNRMLLAYRTAADHMVLDGASPYDVDQAIVGFGFPMGPYQVGDLAGLDIGYATRQRKAPTRDARERVPVFADRLVEAGRLGRKTGRGYYIYDDQSLQGRPDPEIAEMLDGIRRELGITPRSFTPEEIQSRYMAAMVNEGARILEEGIAARASDIDVVLLHGYGFPRWKGGPMHWADAQGLDPIRADIARFAAEDPYFWQISPLLDRLADQGGRFADANTGKDAT; this comes from the coding sequence ATGGCTGAACCGACCCCCGTCACCTATCGCCGCGAGGGCGAGATCGGCTTTATCGAGGTCGACGACCCGCCTGTCAACGCGCTGTCCGCGGCCGTCCGGCAAGGGCTGGCCGAGGCCATCGACCGCCTGGCCCAAGACCCCGAGGCGCGGATCGCAGTGCTGTTCTGCGCCGGCCGGACCTTCATTGCCGGGGCCGATATCTCGGAATTCGGCAAGCCGCCGGTGCCGCCTGGCTTGCCCGATGTCGTCGCCGCCATCGAGGCTTCGGACAAGCCCGTGGTCGCGGCGCTGCACGGCACGGTTCTGGGCGGCGGGCTAGAGGTCGCCTTGGGCGCCCATTACCGCGTCGCGGTGCCGGGCACCCGGATGGGCCTGCCCGAAGTCACGCTGGGCCTGCTGCCCGGCGCCGGTGGCACCCAGCGCCTGCCGCGCGTCGTCGGGGTCGAGGCGGCGATCGAGCTTGTCACTTCTGGCCGTCAGATCGGCGCGGACCGCGCGCTGGAACTGGGGCTGATCGACACCCTGGCCGACGCGACTGCCCCCGTTAAGGCGGGCGCGGCCGAGGCGCGGCGGCTGCTGGGTCAGGGCGCGGGGCCGCGCCGTCTGGCGCAGGCCGACGCCCCCACGGTGGACGCGGCGGCGGTCGAGGACGCGCGCCGAAAGGTGGCGAAATCCGCGCGCGGGCAGGTCGCCCCGATGCGCGCGCTGGACACCATCGTCGAAGGTCTGGCGCTGCCCTTTGCCGAAGGCATGGCGCTGGAGCGCCGCGCCTTCACCGACCTGATGCAGACGCCCGAGCGCGCGGCCCTGATCCACGCCTTTTTCGCCGAACGCCGCGCCGCGCAGCAGGACGACCTGAAGGGCGTCAGCCCGCGCCGTCTGGACCGCGTCGGCATCATCGGCGGCGGCACCATGGGCCAAGGCATCGCGGCGGCGGCGCTGACCGCAGGGCTGGACGTGACGCTGGTTGAACGGGATGCGGCCTCGGCCGACAAGGCCGCCGCTGGCATCGGCCGGATGCTGGACGGCGCCGTCAAGCGCGGCAAGCTGGCGGCCGAGGCGCGCGACCAGATGCTGTCGCAGGCCTTCCGCGCCGTCGCAAGCTATGACCCGCTGGCACAGGTCGATCTGGTGATCGAGGCGGTGTTCGAGGATCTGGACGTCAAGCGCGAGGTGTTCCGCACCCTGGACGGCATCTGCCGTCCCGGCGCGGTGCTGGCGACGAATACGTCGTATCTGGACGTGAACCTGATCGCGCAGGCGACCGCGCGCCCGCAGGACGTCATCGGGCTGCATTTCTTCTCGCCCGCCAACGTGATGCGGCTGCTGGAGATTGTCGTGGCGGACTGCACTGCCCCGGACGTGGTGGCGACCGCCTTTGCGCTGGCCAAGCGGATGGGCAAGATCGGCGTGCGCTCGGGCGTTTGCGACGGCTTCATCGGCAACCGGATGCTATTGGCCTATCGCACGGCGGCCGACCACATGGTGCTGGACGGCGCCTCGCCTTACGACGTCGATCAAGCGATTGTCGGCTTCGGCTTCCCGATGGGTCCCTATCAGGTGGGCGACCTTGCCGGGCTGGACATCGGCTATGCCACCCGGCAGCGGAAGGCGCCCACCCGCGATGCGCGTGAGCGGGTGCCGGTCTTCGCCGACCGGCTGGTCGAGGCGGGACGTCTAGGCCGCAAGACCGGGCGCGGCTATTACATCTATGACGACCAGTCCCTGCAGGGCCGCCCCGACCCCGAGATTGCAGAGATGCTGGACGGCATCCGCCGCGAGCTAGGGATTACCCCGCGCAGCTTCACGCCCGAGGAGATCCAGTCTCGCTACATGGCGGCAATGGTGAATGAAGGCGCCAGGATCCTGGAGGAAGGCATCGCCGCCCGCGCCTCGGACATCGACGTGGTGCTGCTGCATGGCTACGGCTTTCCGCGCTGGAAGGGCGGGCCGATGCACTGGGCCGACGCGCAGGGGCTGGACCCGATCCGCGCCGACATCGCCCGCTTTGCCGCCGAAGACCCCTATTTCTGGCAAATCTCGCCGCTGCTGGACCGGCTTGCGGATCAGGGCGGGAGATTTGCCGACGCCAACACTGGAAAGGACGCGACATGA
- a CDS encoding IclR family transcriptional regulator: MTEQNDPRFATTLARGLSVLRAFRVTDDGLSNAEIAQRTGLPKSTVSRLTFTLLELGYLVQSPRDDRFRPGPTLVAVGHVAAASLSFLVPAHELMQDLADDTGTLVVLAVRDADKLVLIRTWRPRRVASIWLEVGQRIPLQPFSSWRAFIAATSPAEIERIADELLPDAQALHAMMDHRPQAHDELAQRGFVSTPAGGGTSAAYNAVSVPFRSSNLAEPVVFTCGALPREAPIERMESAVGPQLATAVRTLERLTGQAPGLIRMEA, encoded by the coding sequence ATGACCGAGCAGAACGATCCCCGCTTTGCGACCACCCTGGCCCGGGGGCTGTCGGTTCTGCGCGCCTTCCGCGTCACCGATGACGGGTTGAGCAATGCCGAGATCGCGCAGCGCACGGGGCTGCCGAAATCGACCGTCTCGCGGCTGACCTTCACCTTGCTTGAGCTGGGCTATCTGGTCCAGTCGCCCCGCGACGACCGGTTCCGGCCGGGGCCGACGCTGGTCGCGGTGGGCCATGTCGCGGCGGCCTCGCTGTCCTTCCTGGTGCCGGCGCATGAGCTGATGCAGGATCTGGCCGACGATACCGGGACGCTGGTCGTGCTGGCGGTGCGCGACGCCGACAAGCTGGTGCTGATCCGCACCTGGCGGCCGCGGCGCGTGGCCTCGATCTGGCTCGAGGTCGGGCAGCGGATTCCCTTGCAGCCCTTCTCCTCCTGGCGGGCCTTCATCGCCGCGACCAGCCCGGCCGAGATCGAGCGCATAGCTGACGAGCTTCTGCCGGACGCGCAGGCGCTGCACGCGATGATGGACCACCGGCCGCAGGCGCATGACGAACTGGCGCAGCGCGGCTTTGTCTCGACCCCCGCCGGCGGCGGGACGTCGGCCGCCTATAACGCCGTCTCGGTGCCCTTCCGCAGCAGCAATCTGGCCGAGCCAGTGGTATTCACCTGCGGCGCGTTGCCGCGCGAGGCCCCGATCGAGCGGATGGAGAGCGCGGTCGGGCCGCAGCTCGCCACCGCCGTCCGCACCCTGGAACGCTTGACAGGACAGGCCCCCGGCCTGATCCGCATGGAGGCCTGA
- a CDS encoding TRAP transporter large permease: MDPATIGLVAFGMVIVLLALRVPIAFVLAGVATVGTFLIYAFRSGSFAPERAINPTSSMVVNSFFELIHSYDLSMIPLFVALGNIAYHTGITTRIYDAANVWLRRVPGGVSVASLMGCAGFSAISGSSIACASTMGRICVPEMLRLGYNPRLATASVAAGGTLGSLIPPSVLFILYGIFTETSISKLFLAGILPGLLTLGGYVIVVFWWVSRDPSAAPVDPTPLVRGARLRAAVSAWPALVLFTVIIGGIYGGIFTATEAAAVSVLLTILIGFAERSLSLRSMWIAIRESLIQTAAIFLIAACAKIFVSFVALTGAAGMVSQWVADAGLSPLLLMVAISVLYIFLGMFLDPVGIIVLTLPFVIPMVDNLGMDLIWFGVIVVKLLEIGLITPPVGLNVFVIGNVTGRDITVDQIFAGVMRFLAMDIVVLAILILVPAISTLIPNGL, encoded by the coding sequence ATGGATCCAGCAACCATCGGACTTGTCGCCTTCGGAATGGTCATCGTGCTGCTGGCGCTGCGCGTGCCGATCGCCTTTGTGCTGGCCGGCGTGGCGACCGTGGGCACTTTCCTGATCTATGCCTTCCGCAGCGGCAGCTTTGCCCCGGAACGCGCCATCAACCCGACCTCGTCCATGGTCGTGAACAGCTTTTTCGAGCTGATCCACTCCTATGACCTGTCTATGATCCCGCTCTTCGTGGCGCTGGGCAACATCGCCTATCACACCGGCATCACCACCCGCATCTATGACGCGGCCAATGTCTGGCTACGCCGGGTGCCGGGGGGCGTCAGCGTCGCCTCGCTGATGGGCTGCGCCGGGTTCTCGGCCATTTCGGGGTCGTCGATCGCCTGCGCCTCGACCATGGGGCGGATCTGCGTGCCGGAGATGCTGCGGCTGGGCTATAACCCGCGGCTCGCCACCGCCTCGGTCGCGGCGGGGGGCACGCTGGGGTCGCTGATCCCGCCCTCGGTGCTGTTCATCCTGTATGGCATCTTTACCGAGACCTCGATCAGCAAGCTGTTTCTGGCCGGCATCCTGCCCGGTCTTCTGACGCTGGGGGGCTATGTCATCGTCGTCTTCTGGTGGGTGTCGCGCGATCCGTCCGCGGCGCCGGTGGACCCCACGCCGCTGGTCCGGGGGGCGCGGCTGCGGGCGGCGGTGTCGGCCTGGCCGGCGCTGGTGCTGTTCACCGTCATCATCGGCGGCATCTATGGCGGCATCTTCACCGCGACCGAGGCGGCGGCGGTCAGCGTCCTGCTGACCATTCTGATCGGCTTCGCCGAACGCTCGCTAAGCCTGCGGTCCATGTGGATCGCGATCCGCGAAAGCCTGATCCAGACCGCCGCCATCTTCCTGATCGCCGCCTGCGCCAAGATCTTCGTGTCCTTCGTCGCGCTGACCGGGGCGGCGGGCATGGTGTCGCAATGGGTGGCCGATGCCGGGCTGTCGCCGCTGCTGCTGATGGTGGCGATCTCGGTGCTGTATATCTTTCTGGGCATGTTCCTCGACCCGGTGGGGATCATCGTGCTGACCTTGCCCTTCGTGATCCCGATGGTCGACAATCTGGGCATGGACCTGATCTGGTTCGGGGTGATCGTGGTCAAGCTGCTGGAAATCGGGTTGATCACGCCGCCTGTGGGCCTGAACGTCTTTGTCATCGGCAACGTCACCGGGCGGGATATCACCGTGGACCAGATCTTTGCCGGGGTGATGCGCTTCCTGGCGATGGATATTGTGGTGCTGGCCATCCTGATCCTGGTGCCCGCCATCTCGACCCTGATCCCGAACGGCTTGTGA
- a CDS encoding TRAP transporter small permease: MKAIERILLEFAVVSTLALTLAISANVIGRQFFGWSVPDIVIIVRELMIPTIVFPLAAATASRAHIAVTFVTDRMSPRMRGRLIVFGWIIALLAVLPLIYASWRNLAGSWRSNEFYDGLLGIPRWPMKLAFLLGLVIMTIRLALVALEDALELRRTGTVTTHTEEESV; encoded by the coding sequence ATGAAGGCCATCGAACGTATCCTGCTTGAATTCGCGGTCGTCTCGACCCTGGCGCTGACGCTGGCGATCAGCGCCAATGTGATCGGCCGCCAGTTCTTCGGCTGGAGCGTGCCCGACATCGTCATCATCGTCCGCGAGCTGATGATCCCCACCATCGTCTTTCCGCTGGCGGCGGCCACGGCCAGCCGCGCCCATATCGCCGTCACCTTCGTCACCGACCGCATGTCGCCGCGGATGCGGGGCCGGCTGATCGTTTTCGGCTGGATCATCGCGCTGCTGGCCGTGCTGCCGCTGATCTATGCCAGCTGGCGCAACCTTGCCGGATCGTGGCGGTCGAACGAGTTCTATGACGGGCTTCTGGGCATCCCGCGCTGGCCCATGAAGCTGGCCTTTCTTCTGGGCCTTGTGATCATGACGATCCGGCTGGCGCTGGTCGCGCTGGAAGACGCGCTGGAACTGCGCCGCACCGGGACCGTCACCACCCACACCGAAGAGGAGTCCGTCTGA
- a CDS encoding C4-dicarboxylate TRAP transporter substrate-binding protein, translated as MRFLTTSFLTLGLLCSASSAAMAMTLIYGEAGPNRGVRAEATQWFVDQVAERTNGELTIDVNWGGALFSEKVAVQSIRDGVADMGSVIGVYFPQDMIAYGLADLPIPNPDPWVGMKATDKLMRENAQIRENLASQNLVYIGTYTTSAVQVGCKGATIESLDDVKGLKIRGVGAYGKVFHDLGATPVDMSVYEAFQGLDTGLIDCTQTYPYLVEALKFDEVFDSYTELDFGQIGALGIMMNKDSFDALTPEQQTAIMTAGEGLADEFARILTDANARSVKILEDQGTPVLKISDEDRARLAEGGKKYVGEWIERANAAGLDGQGLVDEYTALIVEYTKQRDEQGYPWAPKAN; from the coding sequence ATGCGCTTTCTGACGACAAGTTTCCTGACCCTCGGCCTGCTCTGCTCGGCCTCGTCCGCGGCGATGGCCATGACGCTGATCTACGGCGAGGCCGGTCCCAACCGCGGCGTGCGCGCCGAGGCCACGCAGTGGTTCGTCGACCAGGTCGCCGAACGGACAAACGGCGAACTCACCATCGACGTGAACTGGGGCGGCGCGCTGTTTTCCGAGAAGGTCGCCGTTCAGTCGATCCGGGATGGTGTCGCCGACATGGGCTCGGTCATTGGGGTTTATTTTCCGCAGGACATGATCGCCTATGGCCTGGCCGACCTGCCGATTCCAAACCCCGATCCTTGGGTGGGAATGAAGGCCACTGACAAGCTGATGCGCGAGAACGCGCAGATCAGGGAGAACCTGGCCAGCCAGAACCTGGTCTATATCGGCACCTATACCACATCGGCCGTGCAGGTCGGGTGCAAGGGCGCGACCATCGAGTCGCTGGACGACGTCAAGGGTCTGAAGATCCGCGGCGTCGGCGCCTATGGCAAGGTTTTCCACGACCTTGGCGCGACCCCGGTCGACATGTCGGTCTACGAGGCGTTTCAGGGGCTGGACACGGGCCTGATCGACTGCACCCAGACCTATCCCTATCTGGTCGAGGCGCTGAAGTTCGACGAGGTCTTCGACAGCTATACCGAGCTGGATTTCGGCCAGATCGGCGCCCTTGGCATCATGATGAACAAGGACAGCTTCGACGCGCTGACGCCCGAGCAGCAGACCGCGATCATGACCGCGGGCGAGGGGCTGGCCGATGAATTTGCCCGCATCCTGACCGACGCCAACGCCCGCTCTGTCAAGATTCTGGAAGATCAGGGCACTCCGGTCCTGAAGATCTCGGACGAGGATCGCGCGCGTCTGGCCGAAGGCGGCAAGAAATATGTCGGCGAGTGGATCGAGCGCGCGAATGCTGCGGGTCTCGACGGTCAAGGGCTGGTGGACGAATACACCGCGCTGATCGTGGAATACACCAAGCAGCGCGACGAGCAGGGCTATCCCTGGGCGCCCAAGGCCAACTAA
- a CDS encoding recombinase family protein codes for MSETRIGYARCSTDKQDLAAQRVALLDLDVAEDRIYTDHGLTGTNRERPGLAQALAAVREGDTLVVPKLDRLARSVPDARAIADELATRGVKLALGASVHDPTDPMGRMFFNILATFAEFEADLIRMRTREGMAVARAKGKLKGKKPKLSDRRQTELRRMYDTGDYSITDLAELFAVSRPTVYRVLQRIPGADGASSAAR; via the coding sequence ATGTCAGAGACCCGCATTGGCTACGCCCGCTGCTCGACCGACAAGCAGGACCTCGCCGCGCAGCGGGTCGCGCTCCTCGATCTCGATGTGGCGGAAGACCGGATCTATACCGATCATGGCCTGACGGGCACCAACCGGGAGCGGCCGGGTCTCGCGCAGGCCCTGGCCGCAGTCCGTGAAGGCGACACGCTTGTCGTCCCGAAGCTCGACCGGCTGGCGCGGTCGGTCCCGGACGCCCGCGCCATCGCCGACGAGTTGGCGACGCGCGGGGTCAAACTGGCATTGGGAGCATCGGTCCACGATCCGACCGATCCGATGGGCAGGATGTTCTTCAACATCCTGGCCACGTTCGCCGAGTTCGAGGCTGACCTGATACGCATGCGCACCAGGGAAGGCATGGCGGTTGCGCGCGCCAAAGGAAAGCTGAAGGGCAAGAAGCCCAAGCTCTCGGATCGCCGTCAGACGGAGTTGCGCCGCATGTATGACACGGGCGATTATTCGATCACCGATCTGGCGGAGCTGTTCGCCGTCTCGCGGCCGACCGTGTATCGCGTCCTGCAGCGGATACCGGGCGCCGATGGAGCCTCATCAGCCGCGCGGTAG